The following are encoded together in the Actinobacillus lignieresii genome:
- a CDS encoding MFS transporter yields MPNTAQNLRNDPKKVAIASMVGTAIEFFDYYIYAAAAVLVFNTQFFKSGDPVSDELLSLSTLALAFFARPIGSALFGHFGDKIGRKKTLVASLLLMGGSTVCIGLLPTYADIGIWATVLLCLCRVGQGLGLGGEWGGAALVATENAPDGKRAWYGTFPQLGAPIGLFIANASFFLVSYFFGHQALVEWAWRIPFISSVVLVMVGLWVRLTLHESHVFREAEEKGKTQKAPVSAVFKHHMKPLILGTFIMTATYVLFYIMTAFAQVYSRTPAKLSEAGHPMGLGIEPNTFTGLLLLSAIIFGIFTSISGILADKMGRRTFLLWVTFAMGIFGLAMPLFLSNGTPYSVFAFLVVGMALMGFTFGPMAALLPELFPTEVRYSGASLAYNFASIVGATVAATFAIKINATYGILGVGIYLAVNAVLTLIALFMSKETKDLDLTQA; encoded by the coding sequence ATGCCTAACACAGCACAAAATTTAAGGAATGATCCTAAAAAGGTTGCAATTGCCTCAATGGTGGGGACAGCAATTGAATTCTTTGATTACTACATTTATGCCGCCGCAGCGGTTTTAGTTTTTAATACGCAATTCTTCAAAAGCGGTGATCCGGTTTCGGATGAACTGCTTTCACTTTCCACTTTAGCTTTGGCTTTCTTTGCTCGTCCTATCGGTTCAGCGTTATTCGGTCACTTCGGCGATAAAATTGGCCGTAAGAAAACATTAGTCGCTTCATTATTATTAATGGGCGGCTCAACCGTTTGTATCGGTCTATTACCGACGTATGCGGATATCGGCATTTGGGCAACGGTATTACTCTGTTTGTGCCGTGTCGGACAAGGTTTAGGTCTTGGCGGTGAGTGGGGCGGCGCGGCATTAGTTGCAACTGAAAACGCTCCGGACGGCAAGCGTGCTTGGTATGGTACTTTTCCGCAATTAGGTGCGCCGATCGGTTTATTTATCGCAAATGCTTCATTCTTTTTAGTCAGTTATTTCTTCGGACACCAAGCGTTAGTCGAATGGGCGTGGCGTATTCCGTTTATTTCATCGGTGGTGTTAGTGATGGTTGGTTTATGGGTACGCTTAACCTTACATGAAAGCCATGTATTCCGTGAAGCGGAAGAAAAAGGTAAAACACAGAAAGCACCGGTGAGTGCGGTATTTAAACATCATATGAAACCGCTGATTTTAGGCACTTTCATTATGACGGCAACTTATGTGTTGTTCTATATTATGACGGCATTTGCGCAAGTTTATTCAAGAACACCGGCGAAATTATCTGAAGCCGGTCACCCGATGGGACTTGGAATTGAACCGAATACCTTTACCGGTTTACTCCTCTTAAGTGCGATTATTTTCGGTATTTTTACCAGTATTTCAGGGATTTTAGCCGATAAAATGGGACGCCGTACTTTCTTACTATGGGTAACTTTTGCGATGGGGATTTTCGGTTTAGCAATGCCGCTATTCCTGTCAAACGGCACACCATATTCCGTATTCGCTTTTCTTGTTGTCGGTATGGCGTTAATGGGATTCACTTTCGGACCAATGGCGGCATTATTACCGGAACTTTTTCCGACCGAAGTACGTTATTCAGGTGCATCACTTGCCTATAATTTCGCTTCAATTGTCGGTGCAACAGTTGCCGCAACATTTGCGATTAAAATCAATGCGACTTACGGTATTTTAGGCGTGGGGATTTATCTTGCGGTGAATGCGGTATTAACCTTAATTGCGTTATTTATGTCAAAAGAAACCAAGGATTTGGACTTAACCCAAGCGTAA
- the tyrA gene encoding bifunctional chorismate mutase/prephenate dehydrogenase, whose protein sequence is MNPLNPLREKIDQVDQQLIQLFAERLKLVAEVGKVKSEYGIPVYAPERETAMIAARRQEAEKQGVPADLIEDVLRRVMRESYANENKHGFKTTNPNINKIVIVGGKGKLGGLFARFLALSGYRVETLGSQDWNQAEQILAETDLVIVCVPIAKTLETIERLQPFLTENMILADLTSVKAQPLEKMLEVHSGPVVSLHPMFGPDIASMAKQLVACCHGRFSEKYEWFIEQIKIWGAKIEVIDAHEHDHAMTYIQALRHFSTFTFGLHLSRQPVKLSQLLALSSPIYRLELAMIGRLFAQDGGLYADIISDKPENLAVIESLKDTFATSLEFFKNNDKAGFIQAFEEVHHWFGDYSEQFLKESRILLQQANDNRR, encoded by the coding sequence ATGAATCCACTCAATCCTTTACGAGAAAAAATCGATCAAGTTGATCAACAATTAATTCAACTGTTTGCCGAACGCTTAAAATTAGTTGCCGAAGTTGGAAAAGTTAAATCCGAATACGGTATTCCCGTTTACGCACCGGAACGTGAAACCGCAATGATTGCCGCTCGCCGTCAAGAAGCCGAAAAGCAAGGCGTACCCGCCGATTTAATTGAAGACGTGCTAAGAAGAGTAATGCGAGAGTCCTATGCCAATGAAAACAAACACGGTTTTAAAACAACCAATCCTAATATCAATAAAATAGTAATCGTCGGCGGCAAAGGAAAATTAGGCGGATTATTCGCACGTTTTCTAGCACTTTCCGGCTATCGAGTGGAAACATTAGGCAGTCAAGATTGGAATCAGGCGGAACAAATTCTTGCCGAAACCGATTTGGTTATCGTTTGCGTACCGATAGCTAAAACGTTGGAAACGATTGAACGCCTACAACCGTTTTTAACCGAAAATATGATTTTAGCGGATTTAACCTCCGTTAAAGCACAACCGCTGGAAAAAATGTTGGAAGTACATAGCGGTCCGGTTGTCAGTTTACATCCGATGTTCGGACCGGACATTGCTTCAATGGCGAAACAATTGGTTGCTTGTTGCCACGGACGTTTTTCCGAAAAATACGAATGGTTTATCGAGCAAATTAAAATTTGGGGTGCAAAAATTGAGGTTATCGATGCGCACGAACACGATCATGCAATGACCTATATTCAAGCATTACGCCACTTCTCGACTTTTACTTTCGGTTTGCACTTATCCCGCCAACCGGTCAAATTATCACAGCTTTTGGCACTGTCTTCACCGATTTACCGTTTAGAGTTAGCAATGATCGGACGTTTATTTGCGCAAGACGGCGGTTTATATGCCGATATTATTTCGGATAAACCGGAAAATCTTGCCGTAATCGAATCACTGAAAGACACTTTTGCCACCAGCTTAGAATTCTTCAAAAATAATGATAAAGCCGGCTTTATCCAAGCCTTTGAAGAAGTTCATCATTGGTTCGGCGATTATTCGGAACAATTCTTAAAAGAAAGTCGAATACTACTACAACAAGCAAACGATAATCGTAGATAA
- a CDS encoding 3-deoxy-7-phosphoheptulonate synthase — MNTVVNQDSLHNVNIIDEKVLLTPAELKAELPLPEYLRKQIETSRREISDIIHKRDQRKLIVIGPCSIHDPIAAIEYGKKLKALADTVSDKLYIVMRVYFEKPRTTVGWKGLINDPKIDGTFDVETGLRVGRKLCLDLAELGLPLATEALDPMTPQYLADLFSWSAIGARTTESQTHRELASGLSMAVGFKNGTDGSLSVAINAMQSAAQGHSFIGINQKGQVNLLHTKGNPDSHVILRGGKTPNFEKQYVEECEIALRNAGLPEAIMIDCSHGNSNKDYRRQPLVAENALEQLLTGNRSIIGLMIESHLHAGNQSSDLPFAQMQYGVSITDACIDWQTTENLLTDFADKLRA; from the coding sequence ATGAACACCGTAGTTAATCAGGACAGTTTACATAATGTGAATATTATTGACGAGAAAGTATTGCTTACCCCGGCCGAGCTAAAAGCCGAATTACCTTTGCCCGAATATCTACGTAAACAAATTGAAACATCGCGTCGAGAAATCTCGGATATTATCCATAAACGTGATCAGCGTAAATTAATTGTGATTGGTCCTTGTTCTATTCATGATCCGATTGCCGCCATTGAATACGGCAAAAAATTAAAGGCGTTAGCCGATACCGTGTCGGATAAACTTTACATCGTCATGCGTGTATATTTTGAAAAACCGCGTACTACCGTGGGCTGGAAGGGGCTGATTAACGATCCGAAAATTGACGGGACTTTCGATGTCGAAACCGGCTTACGTGTCGGGCGTAAGCTCTGTTTGGACCTCGCCGAATTAGGTTTACCGTTAGCAACCGAAGCACTTGATCCGATGACGCCGCAGTATTTGGCTGATCTCTTCAGTTGGTCGGCAATCGGGGCTCGTACGACAGAGTCACAAACTCACCGAGAATTAGCTTCCGGTTTATCTATGGCAGTCGGTTTTAAAAACGGCACGGACGGCAGCTTATCCGTTGCGATTAATGCGATGCAATCCGCCGCACAAGGTCATAGCTTTATCGGTATCAATCAAAAGGGGCAAGTAAACCTACTGCATACTAAAGGTAATCCGGATAGCCATGTGATTCTTCGCGGCGGTAAAACACCGAATTTTGAAAAGCAATATGTTGAGGAATGTGAAATCGCATTACGTAACGCCGGCTTACCGGAAGCAATTATGATTGACTGTAGCCACGGTAACTCAAATAAAGATTATCGCCGTCAGCCGCTTGTTGCCGAAAATGCGTTAGAACAACTATTAACCGGAAACCGTTCGATTATCGGTTTAATGATCGAAAGCCATTTACATGCCGGTAACCAATCTTCCGATCTGCCTTTCGCTCAAATGCAATACGGCGTATCCATTACCGATGCCTGCATCGATTGGCAAACGACGGAAAATCTATTAACCGATTTCGCTGACAAATTAAGAGCATAA
- a CDS encoding glycosyltransferase family 9 protein, whose translation MKKQPLNICILRLSAIGDVCHTLAVVQAIQRQYPDAKISWIIGKTEAMLMQGLENIELIPYDKKTGWKGIFTLWKTLANKRFDFLLNMQTAFRASMISLGIKATKKIGFNRDRAREMQRLFTNEKVKMTDSPHVLDGQMMFAKAIGVTDLTPHWSLPLSQADLDYSAAFIDKTKKNVLISPCSSKKEKDWGAEHNAEIAKWLTAQNINVLIAGSPSAYETETAAKIQQLAPNCINITGKTSLKQLAALIKQVDLVISPDTGAAHIATTQGTPVIGLYAIHNPRRTAPYNDRHNVVSVYDQAVLDYYGKPWYELPWATKAKSKSGEKLMERITVDDVKKKIVETLAVKL comes from the coding sequence ATGAAAAAACAACCGCTTAATATCTGTATTTTACGTCTGTCCGCCATTGGTGACGTATGCCATACTCTTGCCGTCGTGCAGGCGATTCAACGTCAATATCCCGACGCCAAAATCAGTTGGATTATCGGCAAAACCGAAGCGATGCTAATGCAAGGTTTGGAAAATATCGAGCTGATTCCTTATGATAAAAAAACCGGCTGGAAAGGAATATTTACACTTTGGAAAACATTAGCCAACAAGCGGTTCGATTTTTTGTTAAATATGCAAACCGCTTTTCGTGCTTCAATGATTTCGTTAGGCATTAAAGCGACGAAGAAAATCGGTTTTAACCGAGATCGCGCACGTGAAATGCAGCGGCTTTTTACCAATGAAAAAGTGAAAATGACCGATTCTCCGCACGTTTTGGACGGACAAATGATGTTCGCCAAAGCGATTGGCGTAACGGATTTAACTCCTCACTGGTCATTACCTTTAAGCCAAGCCGATCTGGATTACAGTGCCGCTTTTATTGATAAAACGAAAAAAAATGTACTGATCTCGCCCTGTTCCAGTAAAAAAGAAAAAGACTGGGGAGCGGAACACAATGCGGAAATCGCCAAATGGCTTACCGCTCAAAATATCAATGTGCTTATTGCCGGCTCTCCTTCCGCTTATGAAACGGAAACCGCAGCTAAAATTCAACAACTTGCGCCGAATTGTATCAATATTACCGGGAAAACCAGCTTAAAACAGCTTGCTGCATTAATTAAGCAAGTTGATTTGGTTATCTCGCCGGATACCGGTGCGGCACATATTGCGACTACGCAAGGCACGCCGGTTATCGGCTTATATGCGATTCACAATCCTCGCCGTACTGCGCCTTATAATGATCGGCACAATGTTGTTTCGGTTTATGATCAAGCGGTCTTAGATTATTACGGAAAACCATGGTATGAACTGCCTTGGGCAACCAAAGCCAAGAGTAAATCCGGCGAAAAATTAATGGAACGAATCACTGTCGATGATGTGAAGAAAAAAATAGTTGAAACGCTGGCTGTAAAATTGTAA
- the pyk gene encoding pyruvate kinase: MSRKLRRTKIVCTMGPATDRGNNLEKVIAAGANMVRMNFSHGVPEDHIERANKVREIAARLGKTVAILGDLQGPKIRVSTFKDGKIFLNIGDKFTLDADLPRGEGHQDAVGLDYKNLPNDVVPGDILLLDDGNVQLKVLSVEGVKVHTEVTVGGPLSNNKGINKLGGGLSAPALTDKDKEDIKLAAKIGVDYLAVSFPQSSADLDYARQLAREAGLDAKIVAKVERAETVATEEAMDDIILGSDVVMVARGDLGVEIGDAALVGVQKRLIRRARKLNRVVITATQMMESMIKKPMPTRAEVMDVANAVLDGTDAVMLSGETANGDYPVETVKSMAEVCLGAETMPSINISRHRMEGTFATIDEAVAMSAMYTANHLEGVSALIALTHSGETAKLMSRISSGLPIYALSRNQQALNRTALYRGVTPVFYDEESRTFEGAKKAIALLKEKGYLMSGDLVLLTQGDELKEGGTNTSRLLKVE, from the coding sequence ATGTCTAGAAAACTCAGAAGAACAAAAATTGTTTGTACAATGGGTCCAGCTACCGATCGTGGTAATAATTTGGAAAAAGTTATCGCTGCAGGTGCGAATATGGTTCGTATGAACTTCTCGCACGGTGTGCCGGAAGATCATATCGAACGTGCAAATAAAGTGCGTGAAATTGCAGCTAGATTAGGTAAAACCGTAGCGATTTTAGGCGATTTACAAGGTCCTAAAATTCGTGTTTCAACATTTAAAGACGGTAAAATTTTCTTAAATATCGGTGATAAATTTACCTTGGATGCGGATTTACCGCGTGGCGAAGGTCATCAAGATGCGGTCGGTTTAGACTATAAAAATCTACCGAACGACGTCGTACCGGGCGACATTCTTTTATTAGACGACGGTAACGTACAATTAAAAGTACTTTCGGTTGAAGGCGTAAAAGTTCATACGGAAGTAACTGTCGGCGGTCCGTTATCAAATAACAAAGGTATCAACAAATTAGGCGGCGGTTTATCTGCGCCGGCATTAACCGATAAAGATAAAGAAGATATCAAATTAGCAGCTAAAATCGGTGTCGATTACTTAGCGGTATCATTCCCGCAATCAAGTGCAGATTTAGACTATGCGCGTCAATTGGCACGCGAAGCGGGTTTAGATGCGAAAATCGTAGCGAAAGTGGAACGTGCGGAAACCGTTGCAACCGAAGAAGCGATGGATGACATTATTTTAGGTTCTGACGTGGTAATGGTTGCACGTGGCGACTTAGGTGTTGAAATAGGTGATGCGGCGTTAGTCGGCGTACAAAAACGTTTAATTCGTCGTGCGCGTAAATTAAACCGCGTAGTCATTACCGCTACCCAAATGATGGAATCGATGATCAAAAAACCGATGCCGACACGTGCCGAAGTTATGGACGTAGCGAATGCGGTATTAGACGGTACGGATGCGGTAATGCTTTCCGGCGAAACGGCAAACGGCGATTATCCGGTTGAAACGGTTAAATCAATGGCGGAAGTCTGTTTAGGTGCGGAAACGATGCCGAGTATCAACATCTCTCGTCACCGTATGGAAGGTACATTCGCAACGATTGATGAAGCGGTTGCTATGTCTGCGATGTACACAGCCAACCACTTGGAAGGCGTATCTGCGCTTATCGCTTTAACCCACTCGGGCGAAACGGCGAAATTAATGAGTCGTATCAGTTCAGGTTTACCGATTTATGCGTTATCTCGTAATCAACAAGCATTAAATCGTACCGCGCTTTATCGCGGCGTAACACCGGTATTCTATGATGAAGAAAGCCGTACTTTCGAAGGTGCGAAAAAAGCTATCGCTCTATTAAAAGAGAAAGGCTATTTAATGTCCGGCGATTTAGTATTATTAACTCAAGGTGACGAGTTAAAAGAAGGCGGTACGAACACCAGCCGTTTATTAAAAGTTGAATAA
- the sixA gene encoding phosphohistidine phosphatase SixA has translation MNIWIMRHGEAGFNATTDSERPLTENGRKTAYKQGQWLAKRFLEQSIVPDKVIVSPYLRAQQTFEALNEGMQAVDFKRNLVNSSIEIWEGVTPGGDPENVKNYLDFLREEGAKNILIVSHLPLVYDLVVSLTQHQDSVHFYPAVIAEIDWKTDFGKVSAIENP, from the coding sequence ATGAATATTTGGATTATGCGCCACGGTGAAGCCGGGTTTAATGCGACGACGGATAGCGAGCGCCCTTTAACGGAAAACGGGCGAAAAACGGCTTATAAACAGGGTCAATGGTTGGCAAAACGTTTTCTTGAGCAAAGTATCGTACCGGATAAAGTGATTGTGAGTCCGTATCTGCGTGCGCAACAGACTTTCGAGGCTTTGAACGAAGGGATGCAAGCGGTCGATTTTAAGCGAAATTTGGTAAATTCGTCGATAGAAATTTGGGAGGGCGTTACGCCCGGCGGAGATCCGGAGAACGTTAAAAACTATTTGGATTTCTTACGTGAAGAAGGGGCGAAGAATATTCTAATCGTATCGCATTTGCCGTTAGTATATGATTTGGTCGTCAGTTTGACGCAACACCAAGATAGCGTACATTTTTATCCGGCGGTAATTGCGGAAATCGATTGGAAAACAGACTTTGGTAAAGTTTCAGCAATTGAAAATCCTTAA
- the dusB gene encoding tRNA dihydrouridine synthase DusB, with protein MRIGQYELKNRIFLAPMAGITDQPFRRLCTKLGASLTFSEMMSTNPDVWHTEKSRLRLAHHEEIGINAVQIAGSDPTEMAMAAKVNVEYGAQIIDINMGCPAKKVNKKMAGSALLREPELVAQILDAVVNAVDVPVTLKIRTGWDQENRNCLEIAKIAEKAGISALTIHGRTRHCLFEGNAEYDSIKAVKQAVSIPIIANGDIASAEKAKYVLDYTEADAVMIGRGSFGRPWLFKEVEQFLENGRLLDLPLDEKCRLMFKHIEDLHRFYGEQKGYRIARKHVGWYADQLSPDLTFKRTFNALDSTKEQLLALEDFMKSIR; from the coding sequence ATGCGTATAGGACAATATGAATTAAAAAACCGTATTTTCCTCGCGCCGATGGCAGGTATTACCGACCAACCTTTTCGTCGCTTGTGTACTAAACTCGGAGCAAGTTTGACTTTTTCGGAGATGATGTCCACAAACCCTGACGTATGGCATACGGAAAAATCTCGTTTGAGGCTTGCGCATCATGAAGAGATTGGCATAAATGCCGTACAAATTGCAGGGTCGGATCCAACGGAAATGGCAATGGCGGCGAAAGTCAATGTTGAGTACGGGGCACAAATTATTGATATCAATATGGGTTGTCCGGCTAAAAAGGTAAACAAGAAAATGGCGGGCTCCGCACTTCTACGTGAACCCGAATTAGTCGCTCAAATTTTAGATGCGGTCGTTAATGCTGTGGATGTGCCTGTAACATTAAAAATTAGAACAGGTTGGGATCAGGAAAATAGAAACTGTTTGGAGATTGCCAAAATTGCTGAGAAAGCAGGTATCTCCGCTTTAACGATTCACGGTCGTACGCGTCATTGCCTTTTTGAAGGTAATGCCGAATACGACAGTATCAAAGCCGTTAAACAAGCGGTTTCTATTCCGATTATTGCTAACGGCGATATAGCCTCCGCAGAGAAAGCGAAGTATGTGTTAGATTATACGGAAGCGGATGCGGTTATGATCGGTAGAGGCAGTTTCGGTCGTCCTTGGTTGTTTAAGGAAGTTGAACAATTTTTAGAGAATGGTCGCCTTTTGGATTTGCCTTTAGATGAAAAATGCCGACTCATGTTTAAACATATTGAAGATCTTCATCGGTTTTACGGTGAACAAAAAGGTTATCGTATAGCGCGTAAACATGTCGGTTGGTATGCGGATCAATTGTCGCCAGACTTAACTTTTAAACGTACTTTCAATGCGTTGGATTCGACAAAAGAACAATTACTCGCATTGGAAGATTTTATGAAATCGATTCGGTAG
- the fis gene encoding DNA-binding transcriptional regulator Fis, with protein sequence MLEQQPVQNPLTVSMLNAQAQQVNKPLRDNVKAALKNYLSQLNGEDPTELYELVLSEIEHPMLDMVMQYTRGNQTRAATMLGINRGTLRKKLKKYGMG encoded by the coding sequence ATGTTAGAACAACAACCTGTACAAAACCCATTAACGGTATCAATGTTAAATGCTCAAGCACAACAAGTGAATAAACCACTTCGTGACAATGTGAAAGCGGCATTAAAAAATTATTTATCTCAATTAAACGGTGAAGATCCGACGGAATTATATGAGTTGGTATTATCTGAAATTGAACACCCGATGTTAGATATGGTTATGCAATATACGCGCGGTAACCAGACTCGCGCTGCAACCATGTTAGGGATTAACCGTGGTACATTACGTAAAAAATTAAAAAAATACGGTATGGGCTAA
- a CDS encoding sodium-dependent transporter — protein MANKSVERQSWSNRLAYVMTVAGATVGFGATWRFPYLVGENGGGAYVFLFCIAMIVIGIPMILVENVIGRRIKVNAIDAFGGMANGKKIASGWKILGYMGLLGAFGILAYYMVLGGWVLNYISSLISGTLDLSTPVTVETTASYYKESIQNSPMAIIGYTALFVLVNYFILSKGIVDGIERSVKYLMPLLFVFLLVMVIRNVTLPGAAEGIAFYLMPDFSKITPKLFVFVLGQVFFALSLGFGVLITLSSYLDKNENLVKTATITGIMNTLIAVLAGFMIFPSLFSFGVAPNSGPTLVFQSLPIVFSNMWGGTVFAIIFFSLLVVAALTTSLTIYEVIITSLQEKTQMSRKKAIAVTLFTIFVIGNIPSVLGDNLWQNIRIMDKSIFDAFDYISGNILFILTALGSAIFVGFVLKDEAKKELGAGTVFTNIWFNYVKFVIPVIILVIFFNSL, from the coding sequence ATGGCGAATAAATCTGTAGAACGCCAATCTTGGTCAAATAGATTGGCTTATGTGATGACGGTTGCAGGGGCGACCGTCGGTTTCGGGGCGACTTGGCGTTTTCCTTATTTAGTCGGAGAAAACGGCGGCGGTGCCTATGTATTTTTATTTTGTATTGCGATGATTGTGATCGGTATTCCGATGATTTTGGTTGAAAACGTTATCGGTCGTCGTATTAAAGTCAATGCAATCGATGCTTTCGGCGGAATGGCAAACGGTAAAAAAATTGCTTCGGGTTGGAAAATTCTCGGTTATATGGGCTTACTCGGTGCTTTCGGTATCTTAGCCTACTATATGGTACTGGGCGGTTGGGTATTAAATTATATCAGCAGTTTAATTAGCGGCACTTTAGATCTTTCCACTCCGGTTACGGTTGAAACAACCGCATCTTACTATAAGGAAAGTATCCAAAACAGCCCGATGGCGATTATCGGTTATACCGCTTTATTCGTCTTGGTAAACTATTTTATTTTGAGTAAAGGGATCGTGGACGGTATTGAACGTTCGGTTAAATACCTTATGCCGTTACTCTTTGTCTTCTTACTTGTCATGGTTATTCGCAATGTTACCTTACCGGGAGCGGCGGAAGGGATCGCATTTTACCTAATGCCCGATTTTTCTAAAATTACGCCGAAACTTTTCGTATTCGTATTAGGGCAAGTATTCTTTGCGTTAAGCCTCGGTTTCGGTGTATTAATCACGCTTTCCAGCTATTTGGATAAAAATGAGAATTTAGTTAAAACCGCTACCATTACCGGTATTATGAATACCTTGATTGCGGTACTCGCCGGTTTTATGATTTTCCCGTCATTATTTAGTTTTGGCGTGGCACCGAATTCAGGCCCTACGTTGGTTTTCCAAAGTTTGCCGATTGTCTTCTCTAATATGTGGGGCGGAACGGTTTTTGCCATTATTTTCTTCAGTTTACTCGTTGTAGCGGCACTGACTACTTCATTAACGATTTATGAAGTGATTATTACCTCTTTACAGGAAAAAACGCAGATGAGCCGTAAAAAAGCGATTGCGGTTACGCTGTTTACGATTTTTGTGATTGGTAATATTCCGTCGGTATTAGGCGATAATCTTTGGCAAAATATTCGTATCATGGACAAAAGTATTTTTGATGCTTTCGACTATATCAGCGGCAATATTTTATTTATCCTTACCGCATTAGGTAGTGCGATTTTTGTAGGATTCGTTTTGAAAGATGAGGCGAAAAAAGAATTAGGGGCAGGAACAGTCTTCACGAATATTTGGTTTAATTACGTCAAATTCGTTATTCCGGTCATTATCTTAGTAATATTCTTCAACTCTCTTTAA
- a CDS encoding Dam family site-specific DNA-(adenine-N6)-methyltransferase, protein MSNKRAFLKWAGGKYRLTTEIRKHLPPKSAQGACFVEPFVGAGSVFLNTDYERYLLADINPDLINLFNIIKHDVEHYIKETKTLFLASEANTASFYYARRQEFNRSSDKFRRSVLFLYLNRFGFNGLCRYNQKHEYNVPFGAYKTHYFPENELRFFAEKAQKAEFICADFEQVFARLYQAPDNYIIYCDPPYAPLQQDTNFTHYAGGGFSLVQQEKLAQLARQAQTNNIPVLISNHDTAFTRQIYHGAKIKKIKVQRSIGQRADSRIKVDELFALFL, encoded by the coding sequence ATGAGTAATAAAAGAGCCTTTCTCAAGTGGGCGGGAGGAAAATACCGCTTAACGACCGAAATTCGTAAACATTTGCCCCCTAAGTCTGCTCAGGGGGCTTGTTTCGTTGAACCTTTCGTTGGAGCCGGTTCCGTCTTTTTAAATACGGATTACGAACGTTATCTACTTGCGGACATTAACCCCGATTTAATTAATTTATTCAATATCATCAAACATGATGTCGAACATTATATTAAAGAAACCAAAACGCTTTTTTTAGCTTCCGAAGCGAATACCGCCTCTTTTTATTACGCTCGCCGCCAAGAATTTAATCGTTCGTCCGATAAGTTCAGGCGCTCGGTACTGTTTCTTTATTTGAATCGTTTCGGCTTTAACGGCTTATGCCGCTATAACCAAAAACATGAATATAACGTACCGTTCGGAGCTTATAAAACGCACTATTTTCCTGAAAACGAATTACGTTTTTTCGCTGAAAAAGCGCAAAAAGCCGAATTTATCTGTGCCGATTTTGAACAGGTTTTTGCCCGCTTGTATCAAGCTCCCGACAATTATATTATTTATTGCGATCCGCCGTACGCCCCCTTGCAACAAGATACTAATTTTACTCACTATGCCGGCGGCGGGTTCAGCCTCGTGCAGCAGGAAAAATTAGCTCAGCTCGCAAGACAGGCGCAGACAAATAATATTCCCGTATTGATTTCAAACCATGACACGGCGTTTACCCGACAAATCTACCATGGTGCAAAAATCAAAAAAATTAAAGTTCAACGTTCTATCGGGCAGCGAGCCGATTCTCGTATTAAAGTAGATGAACTGTTTGCACTCTTCTTATAA